GTTTACAACAAAGAAACGCACTCCAGGGGAAAAGCTGACTTTCCCTTTTTAAGTATCAAAAGGATTAACGAGCGAGGCGACGAAACAAATGGCAGAATCAAGAAAATGATCCGATTTATTAAAAACATCAAGTCACTTTCAACAAAGAATATTGAGCTTAGCAGTTTTGACATCAACGCCATCTGTTACGACATATCTGTCGATAAATATCGTTATTCCACTTACCTGCAGCTTGTTCCCATTCTTTATCATCAGATAAAAAGCTTGTGCGAAGATAAAAATCACTCGGATAACTTGGTCTCCGTAGATGGGCGTGAACGGATTTTTCGTAATAATAATGCCAAGCTGGAAAATTTAAAACTAGTTCTTACAGAATTTATTTCATTAATCGCTGATATGCCTGCAAATAGTTTGTCCTGATGATCAAAAAGAAAATATTCATAGGTTCTTCATCCGAAGAACTGCCACTGGCTGAAATAGTAAAAGCCACACTCGAAAAAGATTTCGATGTTACCATCTGGAACGAAAGCTTGTGGGATACCGCCGTATTTAAAATCAACCAAAACTTTTTAGCAGATCTGTTAAAAGCTTCGCTCCAGTATGATTACGGCATCCTAATTGGAACAGAAGATGATAAAGTAACTGTCCGCGGGAACGACATGCTGCAACCCCGTGACAATGTTTTGTTCGAACTCGGGCTTTTTACCGGAAGGCTTGGTAGTACAAAATGTGCCTTTTTGATCGAAAAAAACATCAAATTACTCTCAGACCTGGCCGGGCTCACCCTTGCTAAATTTGACAAAACCAATCCTGCCACGCTTATCAAAAGCACCCAGCAAATCAGCCAGCTTTTTATGGCTAGTGCTGACGACGAAATCAACTTCTTTCCTTCGGCGACCTTAGCTGCGGTCTACTTTGAAAACCTGGTTTCGCCTATCTGTAAATTCGTCATCGAAAACGATGGCTTTGAATCCAAAGGCTCCACCTATAAAAACTGTCGGCTGAACATTATTGTTCCTGAGAAAATCCATGGAGATGTCAACCTACAATTTGAAAAAATGAAGCGTCAGATCGCAACCGAAAATGTTTCCTTTAAGTATGCGGGCAGACCGAGATATATAAGTATCGACACCCAGATCAAAGATGACACCTTGGTCTTTATTGATTTCCCTACAATCCTCACAGGGATCAACCATGCAATAGCCAATCTGCTGCCAAATGACTTCAATAATTTGAGTCCGGATTACAATGCAATTTTAGACAGGGAGCTTAGAAGATTTATTACGACGTTAAAAAAACTGCTCATCCGGCATGGGTTCGATGAAATGGTATTTGTCAAAAGGGATTCCAGCATATAAACGATTGAGGTCCCTCAATATAAAGTCAGGCTTTTACTTTTATAACTATTAACCCGTTGTGCGGTTTAAGCGGCAAGGGCATGTTTTAAGTGATTAATGGGTTTGTTGTTTTTGAAATTGATCAACTGCAGAACGGCTACGCCACTTATCTTTGAACACATCCTTGTGAAGAGCCCGCTGAGCGATTTTGCATAATTCCTTTTGATGTAAAGGTGGTCGCAAAGCTGAGAAAACAGAGTTTCCACTCTCTTGCGGACGTATCGGTAAGAAGGATTCCAGAGCGTTGTTCTTTTCTTCATATTATTCCTTAAAGGGGTGATTAACCGAATCCTGTCCTGTTCAAAAAGAGTGGTTTGATAGGGCAGGGATAAATATCCTTTATCTGCAATTAATTCACATTCATTTAGTTCCAGATTTTCAAGCTGGCTGAGATAGTGTACATCATGTACATTAGCAGCCGTTATTCCCATTGATACCGGAACACCGGCTTTCGAAATAATCAGTTGCATTTTGAAGCCGTAATAATGCAGCCTGTGAGATGCATGATACCCTCTGGAAGGTTGTACATGCAAATCTTCTCTGCAAATGCTGGTCCTGGAAATCCTTACATTCTGACAAATAGGAACAGGTACCGAATCTATAATAAACTGGCGGTTATCGGGA
The window above is part of the Arcticibacter tournemirensis genome. Proteins encoded here:
- a CDS encoding STING domain-containing protein, encoding MIKKKIFIGSSSEELPLAEIVKATLEKDFDVTIWNESLWDTAVFKINQNFLADLLKASLQYDYGILIGTEDDKVTVRGNDMLQPRDNVLFELGLFTGRLGSTKCAFLIEKNIKLLSDLAGLTLAKFDKTNPATLIKSTQQISQLFMASADDEINFFPSATLAAVYFENLVSPICKFVIENDGFESKGSTYKNCRLNIIVPEKIHGDVNLQFEKMKRQIATENVSFKYAGRPRYISIDTQIKDDTLVFIDFPTILTGINHAIANLLPNDFNNLSPDYNAILDRELRRFITTLKKLLIRHGFDEMVFVKRDSSI
- a CDS encoding IS982 family transposase — its product is MHNLKTNFDKILEISKLALTEYMLADGNFFKYRNLPKLSDIEIVALSITSEALGIDSENLLFSKLRTEYSGEFPNLIDRSNYNRRRKRLQDYIALVAQPISEIINPDNRQFIIDSVPVPICQNVRISRTSICREDLHVQPSRGYHASHRLHYYGFKMQLIISKAGVPVSMGITAANVHDVHYLSQLENLELNECELIADKGYLSLPYQTTLFEQDRIRLITPLRNNMKKRTTLWNPSYRYVRKRVETLFSQLCDHLYIKRNYAKSLSGLFTRMCSKISGVAVLQLINFKNNKPINHLKHALAA